The sequence CGGCCAGGGCAATAGCGGGCTTTTTCAGTGCCGACAGCGGCTGGGTTTTACTCGGGTATTTGAGATTCACCAGTTGCCCGGTTTCCAGCGACATCAGGTGTTCACCCGGTGCAGCAATGCCGCCATTGACTACCACAAAATCTACTGTCGATAATCGCCACTTTCCCTCGCGCAGCGGCCCCATGGGCAGTAAATGGCCGTTGCCCAGACGGCGTTCGCCGTCCATCACCAGAATTTCCAGGTCACGAGCCAGGCGGTAGTGTTGCAGCCCATCATCACAGAGAATGACATTACAATGATGTTTTTCAACCAGATAAGCGGCCCCTCGCACCCTGTCAGGATCCACCACCAGCGGGCAGCCCAGATGCTGACGCATCAGTACCGGCTCATCCCCCACTGTGGCCGCATCACTGTCTGGCAACACTGTGTATGGGTAAGCCGGGGCCTTACCACCATAACCACGGCTGACCACTCCGGGATGATACCCTTGTTGCTTCAGCCACTGGCACAGACGGATCACCAGCGGGGTTTTACCACTGCCGCCCACCGTAATATTTCCCACCACAATAACCGTTGCACCCACCTTATGGGATTTTTTCAGGCCAGTCCGGTAACACCAGCGCCGCAACGCTGAGACCAGATAAAACAACAGCGCCAGCGGCGCTAACAACCACAGCCATATGCCGCCCTGATACCAGGCTTTCTCCAGTGCCGTCACTAAATACTCAATCCATCTTTAAATTGCAGTTTATGCAGTTGTGCATAAGCGCCATTTTTTCCAGCAACGTTCTATGGTCGCCCTGCTCGACAATACACCCCTGATCGATGACCAGAATTTTATCGGCATTCTCGATGGTGGATAAACGATGTGCCACCACCAGGCTGGTGCGGTTTTGCTGCAACTTGTCCAGCGCATCCTGAATCAGGCGCTCAGATTCTGTGTCCAGCGCTGAAGTGGCTTCATCCAGAATCAGAATTGGCGCATCCCGGAGGATAGCGCGGGCAATGGCAATACGCTGTCGCTGGCCGCCAGAGAGCATCAGACCATTCTCACCAATATTGGTATCCAGCCCTTCTGGCAAATCTTCAACAAACTCCAGCACATGGGCGATACGTGCCGCTTCAATGATATCCTCCCTGGAAACCTTATCTTCAGCCCCATAGGCAATATTGTTAGCGATGCTGTCATTAAACAGCGTCACATGCTGGGATACCAGCGCAAACTGGCGGCGCAAATCTTCGAGATTGATCTTATTAAGATCCTCACCATCGAGCAGAATACGGCCCTGCTCCACCTGATAGAATCGGGTCAGCAAACTGGAAATGGTCGACTTGCCGCTGCCGGAACGGCCCACCAGTGCCAGGGTCTGACCGGCATTGATATCAAAGCTGATGTCTTTGAGGGCTTCCTGCTCTTTGCCCGGATAGCTGAAGGTGACCTGATCAAACAGAATATCGCCTCTTGCCCGATCAAGATGCAACGAACCGGTATTGGGCTCAGGCTGCTGATCGAGGATCTCAAAAATACTGCCACAGGCAGCCATACCACGCTGAAATTCGCTGTTTACCGTGGTCAGTTGCTTCAGGGGTTTTAACAGCATGGTCATACAAAATACCACTGTGGTGAAGATACCGGCGGTAAGTTGTTCGAGCATATCGGGCAGGCTGGAGATATACAGCACCACCGCCAGGGCAATGGAAGCAATAACCTGAATCGAAGATTCGCTGAACAGCCTGGACACCACCAGCTTCATATTTTGCTGGCGGTTATGATTATTGCGCTGATCGAAGCGCTTTTTTTCCATTTCCTGACCACCAAACATCAGTACCACTTTATGACCCTTTATGACCTGTTCAACGGTACTGGTCAGATTGCCCATGGCCTGCTGAATACTGCGGCTGACAATACGAAAACGCTTGCTGACCACATACACAATTGCCGCCACCACCGGGCCGATCAGCATAAAGATCAGCGACAACTGCCAGGAGTAGTAAAACATCACGCTGAGCAGACCAATCACCAGTGCCCCTTCGCGAACCAGTGTCAGCAGGGCCTTGCCCGCGGCATTAGTAACCTGTTCAGTGTCATAAATCACTTTGGAAATCATCTGACCGGATGAATTGCGGTCATGGAAGGCCACCGGCAGGTGAATAAACTGATCAAACAACTGGCGACGCATTTTCATCACTACCTGATTGGCGATCCAGGCCAGGGTATAGGTACCCATAAAATTGAAAATACCGCGCAGAATAAAAATCGGTACGATCAGATAAGCGGCCATGCGCAGATAACCAAAATCCCCTTTAACCAGACTGTCGTCAATCAGAGGCTTTAGCTGGGAAAACACAAAGGCATCCACGGCCGAGTATCCAATCATCCCGAGAATCGCCACGGCGAACGCCAGC comes from Lacimicrobium alkaliphilum and encodes:
- the lpxK gene encoding tetraacyldisaccharide 4'-kinase, which produces MTALEKAWYQGGIWLWLLAPLALLFYLVSALRRWCYRTGLKKSHKVGATVIVVGNITVGGSGKTPLVIRLCQWLKQQGYHPGVVSRGYGGKAPAYPYTVLPDSDAATVGDEPVLMRQHLGCPLVVDPDRVRGAAYLVEKHHCNVILCDDGLQHYRLARDLEILVMDGERRLGNGHLLPMGPLREGKWRLSTVDFVVVNGGIAAPGEHLMSLETGQLVNLKYPSKTQPLSALKKPAIALAGIGNPQRFFNLLRHRQVKLKETRVYADHYAFKAGDIPDDLVLMTEKDAVKCRAFASSQWWYLPVSAKLTEQFKQQLLERIHGL